Proteins encoded in a region of the Mercenaria mercenaria strain notata chromosome 1, MADL_Memer_1, whole genome shotgun sequence genome:
- the LOC123545523 gene encoding G-protein coupled receptor GRL101-like, with the protein MCIPLDQVCDGYRHCLHGDDELVCDFECPYGCFCNGLAANCRARNMSHVYDIPKTTRELDLSLNKRLDSVLQMPVLDLIVLSILNLSGCDIDVITRNAFNRLRNLQLLDISNNLIRTLPNRVFSSLKQLKTLHIHGNYYMSKIDPKAFQNLFLIRDLNLANSLLRKISANTFAGLKLKSLDLSNNKLEDIEPFAFNELSANIINFEGNTIKSLNKDIFTGVIDLQLLRTPSFKFCCIRPNYVDEHNCIPTRDEFSSCEDLMRHSVLQFLLWLVGMLALLGNCLSLIYRLKVDRKRLQLGFGIFVTNLAAADLLMGVYLLIIAIADAVFRKRYIYEDEKWRGSFLCNLAGVLSTISSECSVFLLCLITLDRLLVIKFPFRPKYFTKKKSIICVLLAWVTSSFIAVLPVVYESYFQNKFYSRSGVCIALPLTRDRPPGWVYSILVFVLFNFITFLLVAVGQWTIFYEMQKSRGMATTAKSSRVKDLKVARNLLLVVATDFMCWFPIGVMGVTALSGHVISGDVYAWAAVFILPVNSALNPILYTLTAIIGGKAFQPSTNEHLRVKEIKEIGEGALELHAFSRRLAHKEDFSSSKYWSVNKILVEEIDIPPVVLLRSTAQLAGLLKVLHDNCLGIQSLDNKSVLISVRNGKVLGDVKIREEPYVCVPPKDKSDDIYRFGVWLRNISLLSKRHL; encoded by the exons ATGTGTATACCACTGGACCAGGTGTGTGATGGCTACAGACACTGCTTACATGGTGACGACGAATTAGTATGTGATTTTGAATGCCCTTACGGGTGTTTCTGCAATGGATTAGCTGCAAATTGCAGAGCCAGAAACATGTCGCATGTTTATGACATCCCAAAAACTACCAGAGAATTGGATCTAAGTTTAAATAAAAGACTGGACAGTGTTTTACAAATGCCAGTGCTAGATCTTAtagttttatcaattttgaaTTTGTCAGGTTGTGATATAGACGTCATAACTCGCAATGCTTTCAACAGATTAAGGAACCTTCAGTTACTGGATATAAGTAACAACCTAATAAGAACATTACCAAATCGAGTTTTCAGCAGTTTGAAGCAGCTTAAAACATTGCATATTCATGGTAATTATTACATGTCTAAAATAGACCCAAAGGcttttcaaaatctttttcttattcGTGATTTGAATCTGGCAAATTCTCTCCTGAGAAAGATTTCAGCTAATACCTTTGCTGGtttgaaattgaaaagtttagatCTGTCTAATAATAAACTAGAGGATATTGAACCATTTGCATTCAATGAATTATCAGCAAACATAATAAACTTTGAAGGAAATACAATAAAATCATTGAACAAAGACATCTTTACTGGAGTGATCGATTTGCAATTACTTAGAACACCATCTTTCAAGTTCTGTTGTATTCGGCCAAACTATGTTGATGAACATAATTGTATTCCAACACGAGATGAATTTTCGTCATGTGAAGACCTCATGCGACATTCAGTGCTGCAGTTTCTTTTATGGTTAGTTGGCATGTTGGCTTTGCTAGGAAATTGCCTTTCTTTGATTTATAGACTGAAGGTGGACAGGAAACGACTACAGCTTGGTTTTGGTATATTTGTAACGAATCTGGCTGCAGCTGATCTTCTTATGGGGGTCTATCTGTTGATAATAGCGATAGCCGATGCTGTTTTCAGGAAAAG GTACATTTACGAAGATGAGAAATGGCGAGGAAGTTTTTTATGCAATCTTGCTGGTGTTTTGTCCACTATATCTTCAGAATGTAGTGTGTTCCTTCTGTGCCTGATAACATTAGACAGGTTACTTGTTATAAAATTTCCGTTCCGCcctaaatattttacaaagaagAAGTCCATTATCTGCGTATTACTGGCTTGGGTAACCTCAAGTTTCATTGCAGTATTACCAGTGGTGTATGAAAGCTACTTCCAAAACAAGTTTTACTCCAGATCTGGTGTATGCATTGCTTTGCCGTTGACAAGGGATCGACCGCCTGGCTGGGTGTACTCTATTTTGGTTTTTGTACTATTTAACTTCATCACATTTCTCCTAGTGGCAGTTGGTCAGTGGACAATCTTTTACGAAATGCAAAAGTCACGTGGAATGGCTACGACCGCAAAATCGTCACGAGTGAAAGACCTGAAAGTTGCCAGAAATCTTTTACTTGTGGTAGCAACAGATTTCATGTGTTGGTTTCCAATAGGAGTGATGG GTGTTACAGCGCTTTCAGGCCATGTCATATCGGGAGATGTGTACGCATGGGCGGCTGTGTTTATCTTGCCGGTAAACTCGGCCCTTAACCCGATACTTTACACACTGACAGCGATCATTGGAGGAAAG GCCTTCCAACCAAGTACGAATGAACATTTGAGAGTGAAGGAGATTAAAG aAATCGGAGAGGGCGCTTTGGAATTACATGCATTTAGTAGACGGCTTGCACATAAAGAGGATTTCTCGTCGTCGAAATATTGGAGTGTGAACAAGATATTAGTTGAAGAGATAGATATTCCACCAGTTGTTCTTTTAAGAAGTACTGCCCAGCTGGCGGGATTGCTGAAGGTGTTGCATGACAATTGCCTTGGAATACAGTCACTTGATAACAAATCCGTACTCATCAGCGTGCGCAATGGAAAG GTATTAGGTGACGTCAAGATTAGAGAAGAACCTTATGTGTGTGTTCCGCCAAAAGATAAATCTGACGACATTTACCGGTTTGGTGTATGGCTGAGGAATATCAGTTTATTGTCAAAAAGACATCTTTGa